In Phragmitibacter flavus, one DNA window encodes the following:
- a CDS encoding c-type cytochrome: protein MKYFFLSYLLVAITVVAFAGFRGHKFENTPFELLPDMDDQAKVKYQVSSNLFADGHAMRKPVAGTMPMGFNVPSQPASEGYTPQDIEFTHGTGYYYTGKMGDFYGDGLPPEVELTPALLERGRERYNINCAICHGESGNGQGIFVKYSTVVPANLTDMGLADPAAPTFRPDGKLYDVITHGWNQMGAYGANITVRDRWAIVAYLRTLEYAAKNPAK, encoded by the coding sequence ATGAAGTATTTCTTTCTTAGTTATCTGCTTGTTGCCATCACCGTCGTTGCTTTCGCCGGTTTCCGTGGACACAAGTTCGAAAACACCCCTTTTGAGCTCCTGCCTGACATGGATGATCAGGCCAAGGTGAAGTATCAGGTTTCGAGCAACCTGTTCGCCGATGGCCATGCCATGCGCAAGCCGGTTGCCGGCACCATGCCGATGGGATTTAATGTTCCTTCCCAACCAGCCAGCGAGGGTTATACGCCGCAGGACATCGAGTTCACCCACGGCACTGGTTATTATTACACCGGGAAAATGGGCGACTTTTATGGGGACGGATTGCCACCTGAAGTCGAATTGACGCCTGCTTTGCTAGAGCGCGGTCGTGAGCGTTACAACATTAACTGCGCGATCTGCCACGGTGAATCCGGCAACGGCCAGGGGATTTTTGTCAAATATTCCACCGTGGTGCCCGCCAATCTTACCGACATGGGGCTGGCCGATCCAGCAGCTCCCACCTTCCGGCCGGACGGCAAACTTTATGACGTGATCACCCATGGTTGGAACCAGATGGGTGCTTATGGAGCAAACATCACGGTGCGGGATCGCTGGGCCATCGTGGCCTACCTTCGCACCTTGGAATACGCCGCCAAGAACCCCGCCAAATAA
- a CDS encoding ammonia-forming cytochrome c nitrite reductase subunit c552, with the protein MGNYFPRWINWLPLKIAVCLGFVAVGAGAAASYYFTPKYTRVGYEPTQPVAFSHRQHVGELGLDCRYCHSYVESSSHANVPTNETCYNCHGPDKGQVKKDSVKLAAVREAKETGKPLEWIKIHKAPDYVYFNHSVHINRGVSCVSCHGQVNDMEVVKHAEPHSMGWCLDCHRKPEDSLRPLDQITNLNYKPEQLSREDFYGKMVAKGATLEQLAETIGAKEEAKPTDLQSLISIAEKAYGPKMTQTEVGCQIKARWHITPPEDCTACHR; encoded by the coding sequence ATGGGCAATTATTTCCCTCGATGGATCAACTGGCTTCCGCTGAAAATAGCGGTTTGTCTGGGATTTGTGGCAGTGGGCGCGGGAGCCGCAGCCAGTTACTATTTTACGCCGAAATACACGAGGGTGGGCTATGAGCCGACTCAACCGGTGGCGTTTTCACACAGGCAACACGTGGGAGAGCTTGGTCTCGACTGTCGTTATTGCCATTCCTATGTGGAATCGTCCAGTCACGCCAATGTGCCGACCAATGAGACCTGCTACAACTGCCATGGTCCTGACAAAGGACAGGTGAAAAAAGACAGCGTGAAGCTTGCTGCCGTGCGTGAGGCCAAGGAAACTGGCAAGCCTTTGGAGTGGATCAAAATTCATAAGGCACCTGACTACGTCTATTTTAATCACAGCGTTCACATCAACCGTGGGGTTTCCTGTGTGAGTTGTCATGGTCAGGTCAATGACATGGAGGTGGTCAAACATGCGGAGCCGCACAGCATGGGCTGGTGTCTTGACTGTCACCGCAAGCCTGAGGATTCGTTGCGTCCGCTGGATCAGATCACCAATCTTAACTACAAGCCTGAGCAGCTTTCCCGCGAAGATTTTTACGGCAAAATGGTGGCCAAGGGGGCGACGCTAGAGCAGTTGGCGGAGACGATTGGTGCCAAGGAAGAGGCCAAGCCAACGGATTTGCAGTCGCTGATCAGCATTGCCGAAAAAGCTTATGGCCCAAAGATGACCCAGACCGAAGTGGGTTGCCAAATCAAAGCCCGCTGGCACATCACTCCTCCTGAAGACTGCACTGCCTGCCATCGCTAA
- a CDS encoding iron-containing alcohol dehydrogenase, with translation MSFPILTPFDHQPRTRFVFGNGTIARVGELTREYGGTRVLVVSDAGIVKAGHTGLAVEALHAAGVESLVFDQVHENPTTADVDVCVAVAREFGADFLIGLGGGSSMDTAKGCNFILTNGGRMQDYWGHDKATKPMLPLIAIPTTSGTGSEAQSYALISDEVTHAKMACGDAKAAARVAILDPQLTVSQPFKVTAVTGIDAIAHALETAVCRTRNPLSCMYSKESFRLLSAGFAKVLSDPMNLEARGQMQLGAALAGLAIENSMLGAAHSTANPLTANHGIIHGQAVGVMLPHVIRFNRELPEIAAIYREYFEGDLAAWVTEQLAEAGLATDLASLEVPRENIGKLAAQAATQWTAKFNPRSLEEQDFVALYQAA, from the coding sequence ATGTCGTTTCCCATCCTAACCCCCTTCGACCATCAACCGCGCACCCGCTTTGTCTTTGGCAATGGGACCATTGCCCGCGTGGGTGAGCTGACTCGTGAGTATGGCGGCACACGGGTTCTTGTGGTGTCCGACGCAGGCATCGTGAAGGCGGGGCACACCGGACTGGCGGTGGAGGCTCTGCATGCGGCCGGGGTGGAGAGTCTGGTGTTTGATCAGGTGCATGAGAATCCAACCACAGCCGATGTTGATGTTTGTGTGGCGGTGGCGCGCGAGTTTGGCGCGGATTTTTTGATTGGTCTGGGTGGCGGCAGCAGCATGGACACGGCGAAGGGCTGCAATTTTATCCTCACCAATGGCGGACGGATGCAAGACTACTGGGGCCATGACAAGGCGACCAAGCCGATGCTGCCCTTGATCGCGATTCCCACGACTTCGGGAACGGGGAGTGAGGCGCAGAGTTATGCGTTGATTTCCGATGAGGTGACGCATGCGAAGATGGCTTGTGGCGATGCGAAGGCGGCGGCGAGGGTGGCGATCCTTGATCCGCAGTTGACGGTATCCCAACCATTCAAAGTGACGGCGGTGACCGGCATTGATGCGATTGCCCATGCGCTGGAAACGGCGGTGTGCCGGACGAGGAATCCGCTTTCGTGCATGTATTCGAAGGAGTCGTTCCGGCTGCTGAGCGCGGGGTTTGCCAAGGTGTTGTCGGATCCGATGAACTTGGAAGCACGCGGACAGATGCAACTTGGGGCTGCCCTGGCGGGTCTGGCGATTGAAAATTCGATGCTTGGGGCAGCACATTCGACGGCGAACCCGCTGACGGCGAATCATGGCATCATTCACGGGCAGGCGGTGGGGGTGATGCTGCCACACGTGATCCGGTTCAATCGCGAACTGCCGGAAATTGCGGCGATTTACCGGGAGTATTTTGAGGGAGATCTGGCGGCTTGGGTAACGGAGCAACTGGCCGAGGCCGGACTGGCGACAGATTTGGCGTCACTTGAAGTTCCCCGTGAGAACATCGGCAAACTGGCGGCTCAGGCCGCAACGCAATGGACGGCGAAGTTCAATCCGCGCTCGTTGGAGGAGCAGGATTTTGTGGCTCTCTATCAGGCCGCATAG
- a CDS encoding HNH endonuclease, with amino-acid sequence MSDVLHKTTVLVLNRNWQAIDVKSPADAFCMMAAGTATALSIGEEGEMFPEKWDKWFALPVRDSDNFVRTVHGPVRVPTVIVLAKYDKVPRRRPKLSGRGIWERDGGVCQYTGRKLARDEGNIDHVVPRSRGGKTTWDNCVLADKRVNSRKADKLPDEAGLKLQRKPAVPRDMPSTYYIRNVYGVADWDMFLG; translated from the coding sequence ATGAGCGACGTGCTTCATAAGACGACTGTGCTGGTGCTGAACCGCAACTGGCAGGCCATCGACGTCAAGTCCCCAGCAGACGCCTTCTGCATGATGGCCGCTGGAACCGCCACCGCTCTCTCCATCGGCGAGGAAGGTGAGATGTTCCCCGAAAAATGGGACAAATGGTTTGCCCTTCCGGTTCGCGACAGCGACAACTTCGTGCGCACCGTGCACGGTCCCGTGCGCGTGCCGACGGTCATCGTCCTCGCCAAGTATGACAAGGTGCCCCGCCGCCGTCCCAAACTCAGCGGACGCGGCATCTGGGAACGCGATGGCGGCGTCTGCCAATATACCGGACGCAAACTCGCCCGTGACGAAGGCAACATTGATCACGTGGTGCCCCGCTCCCGTGGCGGCAAAACCACCTGGGACAACTGCGTGCTCGCCGACAAACGCGTCAACAGCCGCAAAGCCGACAAACTTCCCGACGAAGCCGGCCTCAAACTGCAGCGCAAACCCGCCGTGCCCCGCGACATGCCTTCCACCTATTATATTCGCAACGTCTACGGCGTGGCGGACTGGGACATGTTCCTCGGGTAG
- a CDS encoding thermonuclease family protein — MIILRIPSFVVALVFASGICSAQVQTPEGFEKRTFTELNQNYWHSADTFSLKVNIKNGTRSQHFRLHGVNSPEPDDQREAELTADSARFRLSTEQILLWGDHAKQAVRRTLQDGGTIYTKRVPAGEIQDRRYVYAIVLDSKGRDLAGLLIEAGLAAYDPDASPLTSSVTALPRSHEVAIRSRRGIWAHARAAIPALPVKPQPGASAAVLDPLPELDGKPWIVYEDGKLAEDYYSGDGDSFALTSKSPQSQRSSTQVWRLYAIDCPESDNQIPERVQSQARHFGVSTATVMNYGKRSATFAQRFLAQGPATVYTVREDARGASSKKRYYALVRVNGQDLGLALVREGLALSGSMPLPGKSRDALRFRQLLDKAESEAKAARRGIWQSSSQR; from the coding sequence ATGATCATCCTCCGGATCCCGTCATTTGTTGTAGCGCTTGTTTTTGCCAGTGGCATTTGCTCCGCTCAGGTGCAAACGCCGGAAGGTTTTGAGAAGCGGACCTTTACCGAACTCAATCAGAATTACTGGCACAGCGCCGATACCTTCTCGCTGAAGGTAAACATCAAAAACGGCACACGCAGCCAGCATTTCCGACTGCACGGCGTCAACAGTCCCGAGCCCGACGATCAGCGCGAAGCAGAACTGACCGCCGACTCCGCCCGCTTCCGACTCTCTACAGAACAAATCCTCCTTTGGGGTGATCACGCCAAACAAGCCGTTCGCCGCACCCTGCAAGACGGTGGCACGATCTACACCAAGCGCGTCCCCGCCGGTGAAATTCAGGACCGTCGCTACGTCTACGCCATCGTCCTCGACTCCAAGGGTCGCGATCTCGCCGGACTGCTGATTGAAGCCGGACTCGCCGCGTATGATCCCGATGCATCGCCCCTCACCTCATCAGTGACCGCTCTTCCGCGCAGTCATGAGGTCGCCATCCGCAGCCGCCGTGGCATCTGGGCGCATGCCCGTGCCGCGATCCCCGCACTGCCGGTCAAACCCCAACCCGGTGCTTCCGCCGCCGTCCTTGATCCCCTTCCCGAGTTGGACGGCAAACCATGGATCGTCTACGAAGACGGCAAACTCGCTGAAGACTACTACTCCGGTGACGGCGACAGCTTTGCCCTCACCTCCAAGTCGCCGCAGTCCCAGCGTTCCAGCACCCAGGTGTGGCGACTCTACGCCATCGATTGCCCCGAAAGCGACAATCAAATCCCTGAGCGCGTCCAATCCCAAGCCAGGCATTTCGGAGTCTCTACCGCCACCGTCATGAACTACGGAAAACGATCCGCCACCTTCGCCCAGAGATTCCTCGCCCAAGGTCCCGCCACCGTTTACACCGTTCGCGAAGACGCTCGTGGAGCCAGCTCCAAAAAACGCTATTACGCGCTGGTTCGTGTGAATGGTCAGGACCTTGGCCTTGCCCTGGTTCGAGAAGGACTTGCGCTATCCGGCTCGATGCCCCTGCCTGGCAAAAGTCGCGATGCGTTGCGGTTCCGCCAACTTCTCGACAAAGCCGAAAGCGAAGCGAAAGCCGCCCGGCGTGGCATCTGGCAATCTTCGAGTCAACGATAG
- the nrfD gene encoding NrfD/PsrC family molybdoenzyme membrane anchor subunit yields the protein MSDTATATSPPDQPRILDREPLVSNNRSYNWITERVCGIVENRQPALWWWLFVPSVLLAGVTVFCFVYLISTGVGVWGQKQPVAWAWDITNFVFWIGIGHAGTLISAILFLTRQKWRTAVNRAAEAMTIFAVVCAGLFPAFHVGRVWMVWFLAPVPNANAIWQNFKSPLLWDVFAVSTYFTVSLMFWYIGLIPDLATLRDRCKNGLRKTLYGLFSLGWRGGNRQWNHYEMAYLLLAALSTPLVLSVHSVVSFDFATSVVPGWHTTIFPPYFVAGAIFGGFAMVLTLMIPVRAIYGLHDLITAKHIDNMAKIILLTGTIVGYGYCMEFFMAFYSGNAYEGQVFLMRTMHGPSVWYFYCMFIFNVIFPQLFWFKWCRKNLIVVMVVCMFVNAGMWYERYVIIVTTLERHFMPGSWRTYDATWVDNWTFIGTFGLFMTLFLLFLRFLPVIAIGEVKAILPQADPHANDHHEKGVHELEIEAGKVKVA from the coding sequence ATGTCCGATACCGCGACCGCCACTTCTCCACCAGATCAGCCGCGCATTCTTGATCGCGAGCCGTTGGTTTCGAACAATCGCAGCTACAACTGGATCACCGAACGGGTGTGCGGGATTGTGGAGAACCGTCAGCCCGCCCTTTGGTGGTGGCTGTTTGTCCCGTCGGTGTTGCTCGCCGGTGTGACGGTGTTTTGTTTCGTCTATCTCATCTCGACCGGTGTCGGAGTTTGGGGCCAGAAACAGCCGGTGGCATGGGCTTGGGACATCACCAACTTCGTTTTCTGGATCGGTATCGGTCACGCGGGAACCTTGATTTCCGCGATTCTTTTCCTCACGCGTCAGAAATGGCGCACGGCGGTCAACCGCGCGGCTGAGGCGATGACCATCTTCGCGGTGGTTTGCGCCGGTTTGTTCCCGGCGTTTCACGTGGGCCGGGTTTGGATGGTGTGGTTCCTCGCTCCGGTGCCGAATGCCAACGCCATCTGGCAGAACTTCAAGTCGCCGCTGCTCTGGGACGTTTTCGCGGTGTCGACTTACTTCACCGTGTCGTTGATGTTCTGGTATATCGGTCTGATTCCTGACTTGGCCACCCTTCGTGACCGCTGCAAAAACGGTCTGCGCAAAACCCTTTACGGTCTGTTCTCCCTCGGCTGGCGCGGTGGCAACCGTCAATGGAACCATTACGAGATGGCCTACCTTTTGTTGGCGGCTCTTTCCACTCCGCTGGTGCTCTCGGTTCACTCGGTAGTGTCCTTTGACTTTGCGACGTCGGTGGTTCCCGGATGGCATACCACGATCTTTCCGCCTTACTTTGTGGCGGGAGCCATTTTCGGCGGATTTGCGATGGTGTTGACGTTGATGATTCCGGTTCGCGCCATCTATGGCTTGCATGATCTGATCACCGCCAAGCACATTGACAACATGGCGAAAATCATCCTGCTGACCGGCACCATTGTTGGCTATGGGTATTGCATGGAGTTCTTCATGGCCTTCTACAGCGGCAATGCTTATGAAGGGCAGGTTTTCCTGATGCGCACCATGCATGGTCCTTCGGTCTGGTATTTCTACTGCATGTTCATCTTCAACGTGATTTTCCCGCAGCTGTTCTGGTTCAAGTGGTGCCGCAAAAACCTGATCGTGGTGATGGTGGTCTGCATGTTCGTCAATGCCGGGATGTGGTATGAACGTTATGTCATCATTGTGACTACCCTTGAGCGTCACTTTATGCCTGGATCGTGGAGAACTTATGATGCGACCTGGGTGGATAACTGGACCTTCATCGGCACCTTTGGATTGTTTATGACGCTGTTTTTGTTGTTCCTCCGCTTCCTGCCGGTCATTGCGATTGGCGAAGTGAAGGCGATCCTCCCACAAGCCGATCCCCATGCGAATGATCACCACGAAAAAGGGGTGCATGAGCTGGAGATTGAAGCTGGAAAAGTTAAAGTGGCCTAG
- a CDS encoding TAT-variant-translocated molybdopterin oxidoreductase codes for MKRIWQHPEVKSERRYWRSLGEYHDTPEFKERLGREFDPSINFISEDERESSRRQFMKIMGGAAALAGLTLTSCRRPLQKILPFTDHVEWIIPGKPLLYATAMPRSGGATPMVVVTHEGRPTHLQGNPLHPSGGGLDVFAQASVLELYNPDRVKEVQAKGKVSSWKAFDKKLRAWDHMIWEKDGGEGVAILMSPNTSPTRSALLKEVAARLPKAKVYAYEPLHRGQQAAALKALVGPGVTVVPRLAKAERVFALDSDFLGLDADSELLVKDFMSMRAPVDPAKDKMNRLYVVENRYTLTGGMSDHRKPLAASLIPVAAAILAEEVGKLAGDAALQQAAAGLAGSVDIGLREWLATAAKDLVANRGKSLVFAGPRQSEAVQGLVLALNQTLGALGTTLELLQTGADEYAGADELLAEIKAKKIGYLFVTAESDPAYDLPGFEAAVREAKPRIVQLALRPNRTGHFAQWTLPATTYLESWGDVRQIDGTYSIVQPMISPLFGGISENDLLLALAGRKRLSPEPPAEESAEGAPAPLAPPQADPAYEAVKASFAALAGGWNEESWNHVLRDGFLKNSAYAIAGAMFNVGALAGLVAKAPMPSAAKPGGVEVVLAPSANMWDGRYIDNPWLHEAPDPITKLTWDNAAWISPRTFASLGLKKDGDTVTVTVGDKTLTLPAFQCPGHAHDSVTIPLGYGQKNVGSVIGEQRGFNGYLLRSGVNEFVLTGAQLTNAGGHYELANAQENYTMEGRALVREGTLDKFEGDPDFAQTQGMDSHIPPNISLYKGRMGRKSEENPEGFDYENEHQWGMVIDLSKCLGCSACAVACQSENNIPVVGKDQVRKGRIMHWIRMDRYFATSDGVRSEPDMSELDNPSMVSQPVACQQCESAPCETVCPVNATVHTEDGLNAMAYNRCIGTRYCANNCPYTARRFNFFDWNKRNPFTETKVVGITTGNLYAGPLGEKKPQEVIQLQKNPNVTVRMRGVIEKCTYCVQRLEEAKIRQRAKARDNPDELRVKDGMIKVACQASCSADAVIFGDLANPDAKIVEAKNSPRNYDLLKYIGTRPRTSYLARIRNVNQEMLPFEKDRIVPTGGSTSMKNSF; via the coding sequence ATGAAACGCATCTGGCAACATCCCGAAGTCAAGTCCGAGCGCCGCTACTGGCGGAGCCTCGGTGAATATCATGACACGCCGGAATTCAAGGAGAGGCTTGGTCGCGAGTTCGATCCTTCCATCAATTTCATTTCGGAAGATGAGCGTGAAAGCTCACGTCGCCAGTTCATGAAGATCATGGGTGGCGCAGCCGCCTTGGCGGGATTGACGCTCACCAGTTGCCGTCGTCCGTTGCAGAAAATCCTGCCATTCACCGACCACGTTGAATGGATCATTCCTGGCAAGCCTTTGCTTTATGCGACCGCCATGCCTCGTTCCGGTGGAGCGACGCCGATGGTGGTGGTGACGCATGAAGGACGTCCGACCCACTTGCAGGGCAACCCTCTTCACCCCAGTGGCGGCGGGCTCGATGTCTTTGCGCAGGCTTCGGTGCTTGAGCTTTACAATCCGGACCGCGTTAAAGAAGTGCAGGCCAAGGGCAAGGTGTCTTCGTGGAAGGCGTTCGATAAAAAACTTCGTGCTTGGGATCACATGATCTGGGAGAAGGATGGCGGTGAAGGCGTGGCGATCTTGATGTCGCCCAACACGTCTCCGACCCGTTCAGCTTTGTTGAAAGAGGTCGCAGCACGTTTGCCCAAGGCGAAGGTGTATGCTTATGAGCCGCTGCACCGTGGTCAGCAGGCTGCCGCCCTGAAGGCGTTGGTGGGGCCTGGAGTCACCGTGGTTCCTCGCCTTGCAAAGGCCGAACGCGTGTTCGCTCTTGATAGTGATTTCCTTGGTCTTGACGCCGACTCCGAGCTTTTGGTGAAGGATTTCATGTCCATGCGGGCTCCAGTTGATCCTGCGAAGGACAAGATGAACCGTCTTTACGTGGTGGAGAACCGCTACACCCTGACCGGTGGAATGTCGGACCATCGCAAGCCGCTAGCGGCCAGTTTGATTCCCGTCGCGGCGGCCATTTTGGCCGAGGAAGTTGGCAAACTTGCTGGTGACGCCGCGCTTCAGCAGGCGGCGGCAGGTCTTGCGGGCAGTGTTGACATTGGTCTGCGTGAGTGGCTCGCCACGGCGGCCAAAGATCTGGTGGCCAATCGCGGCAAGTCCCTGGTTTTTGCCGGTCCTCGTCAAAGCGAAGCCGTTCAAGGTTTGGTGCTGGCGCTCAATCAAACGCTCGGTGCCCTCGGCACCACGCTTGAACTGTTGCAAACCGGCGCGGATGAGTATGCCGGTGCCGACGAACTCCTGGCGGAAATCAAAGCCAAGAAAATTGGCTATCTTTTTGTCACCGCTGAGAGCGATCCGGCTTATGACCTTCCTGGGTTTGAAGCCGCTGTGAGAGAAGCGAAACCACGCATCGTTCAGCTGGCGCTTCGCCCGAACCGCACCGGACATTTTGCGCAGTGGACCCTTCCCGCCACGACTTATCTTGAGTCTTGGGGTGATGTGCGTCAGATCGATGGCACTTACAGCATCGTTCAACCGATGATCAGCCCGCTCTTTGGCGGAATTTCAGAAAACGATCTGCTCCTTGCCCTGGCGGGTCGCAAACGTCTCAGTCCTGAGCCTCCGGCGGAAGAGTCTGCTGAAGGAGCGCCTGCTCCATTGGCTCCTCCTCAAGCTGATCCTGCTTATGAAGCGGTCAAGGCGAGCTTTGCTGCGCTGGCTGGCGGATGGAATGAAGAGTCATGGAACCATGTATTGCGTGACGGATTTTTGAAGAACTCGGCTTATGCGATCGCTGGTGCCATGTTTAATGTCGGCGCGCTTGCCGGACTCGTGGCTAAAGCACCGATGCCATCTGCGGCCAAACCCGGCGGGGTGGAGGTGGTGCTGGCTCCTTCGGCGAACATGTGGGACGGTCGATATATCGACAACCCATGGCTTCATGAAGCTCCCGATCCGATCACCAAGTTGACTTGGGACAACGCCGCGTGGATCAGTCCCCGCACTTTCGCCTCCCTTGGACTGAAGAAAGACGGCGACACCGTGACGGTGACCGTTGGTGACAAAACTTTGACGCTTCCTGCGTTCCAGTGCCCTGGGCACGCGCATGATTCGGTCACCATCCCGCTTGGCTACGGTCAGAAAAACGTCGGCAGTGTCATTGGTGAACAGCGTGGATTCAATGGCTATCTGTTGCGCAGTGGCGTGAATGAGTTTGTGCTGACGGGAGCCCAATTGACCAATGCTGGTGGACACTACGAGCTGGCCAACGCCCAGGAAAATTACACGATGGAAGGCCGCGCGCTGGTTCGCGAAGGCACCTTGGACAAATTTGAAGGCGATCCTGATTTTGCCCAGACTCAGGGCATGGATTCCCACATTCCACCAAACATCTCGCTTTACAAAGGCCGGATGGGACGGAAGTCGGAAGAGAATCCTGAAGGTTTTGACTACGAAAACGAACACCAATGGGGCATGGTCATTGACCTCAGCAAATGCCTGGGTTGTTCAGCCTGTGCGGTGGCCTGTCAGAGTGAAAACAACATCCCAGTGGTGGGCAAAGACCAGGTCCGCAAAGGTCGCATCATGCACTGGATCCGTATGGACCGGTATTTTGCCACTTCGGATGGTGTGAGGTCGGAGCCCGACATGAGCGAACTCGACAACCCTTCGATGGTGAGTCAGCCGGTGGCCTGCCAGCAATGTGAATCGGCTCCCTGTGAGACGGTTTGCCCGGTCAATGCCACGGTGCATACCGAAGACGGCCTCAACGCGATGGCTTACAATCGCTGCATCGGCACCCGTTATTGCGCCAACAACTGTCCTTACACCGCACGTCGATTTAACTTCTTCGATTGGAACAAGCGCAATCCTTTCACCGAAACCAAGGTGGTGGGCATCACGACGGGCAACCTCTATGCCGGTCCTCTGGGCGAGAAAAAGCCCCAAGAAGTCATCCAGCTCCAGAAAAACCCAAACGTCACGGTGCGCATGCGCGGAGTGATCGAGAAGTGCACGTATTGTGTGCAGCGGCTTGAAGAAGCAAAAATCCGTCAGCGTGCCAAAGCCCGCGATAATCCTGATGAACTTCGTGTGAAGGACGGAATGATCAAGGTGGCCTGTCAGGCTTCCTGCTCTGCTGACGCCGTGATTTTTGGTGACTTGGCCAATCCAGACGCCAAGATCGTCGAAGCCAAAAACAGCCCGCGCAATTACGACCTGCTTAAATACATCGGCACCAGGCCGCGCACCAGTTATCTTGCCCGCATCCGCAACGTGAACCAGGAAATGTTGCCTTTTGAGAAAGATCGCATCGTTCCCACTGGTGGTTCAACCAGCATGAAGAACTCCTTTTGA
- a CDS encoding DUF3341 domain-containing protein, which translates to MARTTLKRVHGYLAEFDSVQDVYHASEHIRDAKYRRWDVHSPFPIHGLNDAMGVERSKLPFFVFFGGLTGITIAFLLQYITQVMIYPTVVQAKPTNIFTTPAFFPVMFELTILFSAFTTVFGCFAMMGLPRWNHPLFTSKQFKKFSDDGFYICIEARDPKFHQVETKAMLEKIGGKNIELVEDEL; encoded by the coding sequence ATGGCACGCACCACCCTCAAACGAGTTCACGGTTATCTGGCCGAGTTTGATAGCGTTCAAGACGTCTATCACGCCTCGGAGCACATCCGTGACGCCAAATACCGTCGTTGGGACGTGCATTCGCCGTTCCCGATCCACGGTCTCAACGATGCGATGGGCGTGGAGCGTTCCAAGCTGCCGTTCTTTGTGTTTTTCGGAGGTTTGACGGGGATCACGATCGCTTTTCTTCTGCAATACATCACCCAGGTAATGATCTACCCGACGGTGGTTCAGGCCAAGCCGACCAACATCTTCACCACCCCGGCGTTCTTTCCGGTGATGTTCGAATTGACCATTCTTTTCTCCGCCTTCACCACCGTCTTTGGTTGTTTTGCGATGATGGGATTGCCCCGTTGGAACCATCCACTTTTTACTTCCAAGCAATTCAAGAAGTTTTCAGACGACGGATTTTACATCTGTATTGAAGCCCGCGATCCAAAATTTCACCAGGTCGAAACCAAGGCCATGTTGGAGAAGATTGGCGGTAAAAACATTGAACTGGTTGAGGACGAACTGTAA